A genomic window from Brassica oleracea var. oleracea cultivar TO1000 chromosome C8, BOL, whole genome shotgun sequence includes:
- the LOC106310828 gene encoding aspartic proteinase-like protein 1: MALARHVFLLLSVVVLSWGLERCEATGKFSFEVHHMFADAVRQNLGFDNLVPEEGSLEYFKVLAQRDLFRGRGLASNNEDSPLTSAEGNLTVFVSFLGSLHYANVSVGTPATWFLVALDTGSDLFWLPCNCGVTCISDLKDAGFPQSVPLNLYSPNTSSTSSSIRCSDDRCFESSRCSSPSSSVCPYQVSESTTTTSTGTLLQDVFHLITEDADLKPVEANVTLGCGQRQTGLFQNFQAVNGVLGLGVKDYSVPSLLAKAKLAANSFSICFGRVIGVVGRISFGDKGYTDQSETPFISVEPSTAYGVNVTGLSVGAKPVGFSMFAQFDTGSSYTHLREPAYSAFTKAFNSRALDIRRPSDPQFPFEFCYNLSPNATNITFPPIDMTFEGGSVMSIKNPFVTIKTEGGGRMYCLSIVKIEDLSPNIIGQNLMAGYRIVFDRERMVLGWKRSNCFEDESLTSTPPAEFGDSPPPPPESEGPSPPESEGPSPPEFEAPSPPTESNPLLRSPPPPPLVFTTTTPSDSTGSPGSSGVANVIPLASQLLLLLSLFAFL; the protein is encoded by the exons ATGGCTTTAGCACGCCACGTGTTTTTGTTATTGTCTGTGGTAGTGTTATCATGGGGACTTGAGAGATGCGAGGCTACTGGGAAGTTCAGCTTCGAAGTTCACCACATGTTCGCTGACGCTGTCAGACAAAATCTCGGGTTTGACAATCTTGTCCCTGAAGAAGGAAGTTTGGAGTACTTCAAGGTCTTGGCCCAACGTGATCTCTTCAGAGGTCGAGGTCTCGCCTCCAACAACGAAGATTCCCCTCTCACTTCCGCTGAAGGAAACCTCACGGTTTTCGTCAGTTTCTTGGGATC ACTGCATTACGCAAATGTATCTGTGGGAACACCGGCTACTTGGTTCCTTGTGGCTTTGGACACAGGCAGCGATTTGTTCTGGTTGCCTTGCAATTGTGGTGTTACTTGCATCAGCGACTTGAAAGATGCTGGCTTTCCGCAG AGTGTACCACTGAATCTATACAGTCCCAATACATCTTCCACAAGTTCTAGCATCAGATGCAGTGACGATCGTTGCTTTGAATCCAGCCGCTGTTCTTCTCCTTCTTCAAGTGTTTGTCCTTATCAGGTTTCCGAGTCTACCACCACAACCTCGACGGGAACATTGTTACAAGACGTGTTTCATCTCATCACAGAGGATGCGGATTTAAAGCCTGTGGAAGCTAACGTCACGCTTGG TTGCGGTCAGAGACAGACAGGTCTGTTCCAGAACTTTCAAGCCGTGAACGGTGTTCTCGGGCTTGGAGTCAAAGACTATTCTGTTCCTAGCCTTCTCGCTAAAGCCAAACTCGCCGCAAACTCCTTCTCGATATGTTTCGGACGTGTCATTGGCGTTGTTGGAAGAATCAGTTTCGGAGACAAAGGCTACACAGACCAGTCTGAGACTCCATTCATTTCTGTTGAACCAAG TACAGCGTATGGTGTGAACGTGACGGGACTATCAGTGGGGGCCAAACCTGTTGGGTTTAGCATGTTTGCACAGTTCGACACTGGCTCATCATACACACACTTAAGAGAGCCAGCATATAGTGCTTTTACCAAAGCT TTTAACAGCCGTGCCTTGGACATTCGACGACCATCCGATCCTCAGTTTCCGTTTGAGTTCTGTTACAACTTAAG TCCAAACGCTACAAACATTACTTTCCCCCCAATAGATATGACTTTTGAAGGAGGGTCAGTGATGAGCATCAAGAATCCTTTTGTCACAATAAAGACCGAG GGAGGGGGCAGGATGTACTGCTTGAGTATTGTGAAGATCGAAGATCTTAGCCCTAACATCATTGGAC AGAACTTGATGGCTGGATACCGCATTGTATTCGACCGGGAGAGGATGGTTTTGGGTTGGAAGCGGTCTAATT GTTTTGAGGATGAAAGCTTAACATCTACTCCACCAGCAGAGTTTGGAGATTCTCCACCACCACCACCAGAGTCTGAAGGTCCTTCACCACCAGAGTCTGAAGGTCCTTCACCACCAGAGTTTGAAGCTCCTTCACCACCCACAGAATCAAATCCACTACTTCGTTCTCCTCCTCCTCCTCCTTTGGTTTTTACTACTACAACACCTAGTGACTCCACAGGAAGTCCTGGCTCGAGCGGTGTAGCCAATGTCATCCCTCTTGCATCTCAGCTCCTGCTTCTGCTATCTCTTTTTGCCTTCCTCTGA
- the LOC106312652 gene encoding putative RING-H2 finger protein ATL69, which yields MGLDRWLALLYPRVQGGRREKECCSVCLMRMEDEDVIKSLPCSHEFHSLCVDTWFDVSRKICCPLCRFSPATILLTDELFLWFSSFHF from the coding sequence ATGGGTCTTGACAGGTGGCTGGCTTTGCTGTACCCAAGAGTGCAAGGAGGAAGGAGAGAAAAGGAGTGTTGCAGTGTGTGTTTGATGAGAATGGAGGACGAGGATGTGATCAAGTCCTTGCCTTGTTCCCATGAGTTTCATAGTCTCTGCGTTGACACTTGGTTCGATGTCAGCCGGAAGATTTGCTGTCCACTCTGCCGGTTTTCACCAGCTACCATCCTCCTCACCGATGAACTGTTCCTCTGGTTCTCTTCTTTTCATTTCTGA
- the LOC106312651 gene encoding pentatricopeptide repeat-containing protein At3g51320, whose translation MAKASSIRQFVTSRSNANSPVLGLLKSFKLLNESSSIEHLFQVHARLITSGNFWDSSWAIRLLKCSSRFGDASYTVSIFCSIGKLYNANTVFKTYWVSSTPHKALSFYFDVLRCGFVPDSYTFVSLFSCIGKIDSGKMCHGQAIKHGCDQVLAVQNSLMNMYTCCGALDLAKKVFVEIPKRDIVSWNSLMAGFVRRGDVCSARKLFDEMPERNLVSWNIMIDAYLGANNPGVSISLFREMVGEGNESTLVLLLKACGRSARLKEGRSVHASLIRTLVNSNVVVDTALVDMYGKCKEVELARRIFDSVSRRNRVTWNVMILAHSLHGNPEDGFELFEAMISGDLIPDEVTFVGVLCGSARSGLLSQGKRYYALMVEEFQIKPNFGHLWCMANLYSSAGFPKEAEGILKNLPEEDVTPESTKWANLLSSTRFTGNPALGESIAKSLIEKDPLNYKYYHLLMNVYSVAGRCEDVDRVREIVKERKIGRVPGCGLVDLKEIVHDLRLGCKEVDKVVTETSVDENVTVMY comes from the coding sequence ATGGCAAAAGCTTCTTCTATTCGCCAATTCGTCACATCCAGATCTAACGCCAACTCCCCCGTTCTCGGTCTTCTTAAAAGTTTCAAACTTCTCAACGAATCAAGCTCCATTGAACACCTCTTCCAAGTCCACGCGAGGCTCATCACCTCCGGTAACTTCTGGGATTCCTCTTGGGCCATCAGATTGTTGAAGTGTTCTTCGCGTTTCGGTGACGCTAGCTACACCGTTTCGATATTCTGCAGCATTGGGAAGCTCTACAACGCGAATACTGTGTTTAAGACGTACTGGGTCTCTTCCACTCCTCATAAAGCATTGAGCTTTTACTTTGATGTACTGAGATGTGGGTTTGTTCCTGACTCCTACACCTTCGTCTCCTTGTTTAGCTGTATCGGGAAGATTGATTCCGGCAAAATGTGTCACGGGCAGGCCATTAAGCATGGATGCGATCAAGTTTTGGCCGTTCAGAACTCGTTAATGAATATGTATACTTGTTGCGGTGCCTTGGATCTTGCGAAGAAGGTGTTTGTTGAAATACCCAAGCGAGATATTGTGTCTTGGAACTCGTTGATGGCTGGGTTCGTGAGACGGGGTGACGTGTGCTCTGCTCGCAAGCTGTTCGATGAAATGCCTGAGAGAAATTTGGTTTCTTGGAATATCATGATCGATGCTTATTTGGGTGCTAACAACCCTGGTGTTTCGATTAGTTTGTTCCGTGAGATGGTGGGAGAAGGAAACGAGAGTACTTTGGTTTTGTTACTGAAAGCTTGTGGAAGATCAGCTAGACTCAAGGAAGGTAGGTCGGTTCATGCTTCTTTGATAAGAACGTTGGTGAATTCGAACGTGGTGGTTGATACAGCTCTTGTTGACATGTATGGAAAGTGCAAGGAAGTAGAGTTAGCACGTAGGATATTCGACAGTGTATCCCGTAGGAACAGAGTTACGTGGAATGTGATGATATTGGCACATAGTCTTCACGGGAATCCTGAAGATGGGTTTGAATTGTTTGAAGCCATGATCAGTGGTGATCTCATTCCCGATGAAGTAACGTTTGTTGGTGTTCTCTGCGGTTCTGCTAGATCCGGGCTTCTTTCACAGGGAAAAAGGTACTACGCCCTGATGGTTGAAGAGTTCCAGATCAAACCCAACTTTGGACACCTATGGTGCATGGCTAATCTTTACTCCAGCGCCGGGTTCCCTAAAGAAGCAGAGGGGATTCTGAAGAACTTGCCAGAGGAAGATGTGACGCCAGAATCTACAAAATGGGCTAACTTGCTCAGCTCTACACGTTTCACAGGAAACCCGGCCCTTGGGGAAAGCATTGCCAAGTCACTGATAGAAAAAGATCCTCTGAACTACAAGTATTACCATTTGTTGATGAACGTTTACAGTGTTGCGGGGCGGTGTGAGGATGTTGATAGAGTGAGAGAGATAGTGAAGGAGAGGAAAATTGGACGAGTACCTGGGTGTGGCCTAGTGGACTTGAAAGAGATTGTCCATGACCTGAGACTAGGATGCAAAGAGGTAGACAAGGTGGTTACTGAGACTAGTGTAGACGAAAATGTTACAGTCATGTACTGA
- the LOC106311707 gene encoding vacuolar protein sorting-associated protein 35C: MIADDDEKWLAAATAAVKQNAFYMQRAIDSNNLKDALKFSAQMLGELRTSKLSPHKYYELYIRASDELRSLEMFFRDETGRGCSIAELYELVQHAGNILPRLYLLCTIGSVYIKSKDVTANDILKDLVEMCRAVQHPLRGLFLRSYLAQVTRDKLPSIGSEVEGDTETHMDALEFVLQNFTEMNKLWVRMQHQGPTREKEKREKERNELRDLVGKNLHILGQLEGVDLVVYRDTVLPRILEQVVNCKDELAQCYLMDCIIQVFPDDFHLQTLDVLLGACPQLQPSVDIKTVLSGLMERLSNYAASSVEALPNFLQVDAFSKLNHAIGKVVEAQVDLPASASVTLYLFLLKFTLHVHSDRLDYVDQVLGSCVSQLSATGKLCDDKASKQIVAFLSAPLEKFNDVVTILKLTNYPRVMEYLDHDTNKAMAIIIIQSILKNDTRIATADEVDAWFELIKGLIKDFDGLADNDEIDEEDFQEEQNSVARLVHFLYNDDPEEMSKIIFRIRKHILTGGPKRLPLTIPPLVFSALKLIRRMRGGDENPFGDDTSTPQKILQLLTETVEVLSDVSASELALRLYLQCAQAANDCELETVAYEFFTKAYLLYEEEISDSKAQVTALRLIIGTLQRMRVFNVENRDILTHKATGYSAKLLKKPDQCRAVYECAHLYWAEEGENLKDGERVVLCLKRAQKIADAVQKMANASRGASSTGFVSLYVELLNKYLYFLEKGNPQVTGETIQSLAEIIRSETKKAEPGAGTYITSTLRYMEFQRQQEDGGMSEKYLKIKMEWFE, from the exons ATGATCGCCGACGACGATGAGAAGTGGCTCGCTGCCGCCACCGCCGCCGTTAAACAAAATGCTTTCTACATGCAGCGCGCGATC GACTCCAACAATCTCAAAGACGCGCTTAAGTTCTCTGCTCAGATGCTCGGCGAGCTTCGCACTTCCAAGCTTTCTCCTCATAAATACTATGAACTCT ATATTCGAGCTTCTGATGAGCTGAGGAGTTTGGAGATGTTCTTTAGGGATGAGACGGGGCGTGGTTGCTCCATTGCTGAGCTTTACGAGCTTGTTCAGCACGCCGGTAACATTTTGCCAAGATT GTATCTTCTCTGTACCATAGGATCTGTATATATCAAATCCAAGGACGTTACTGCCAATGATATACTAAAGGATCTTGTTGAAATGTGCCGAGCTGTTCAACATCCCTTGCGTGGTCTCTTCTTGAGAAGTTACCTTGCTCAAGTCACTAGGGATAAGTTACCTAGCATTGGTTCAGAGGTGGAAGG AGATACCGAAACACACATGGATGCTTTAGAGTTCGTGCTTCAAAATTTTACTGAGATGAACAAACTATGGGTTCGAATGCAACATCAG GGACCTACCCGGGAGAAGGAGAAACGGGAGAAAGAAAGGAATGAACTACGTGATCTT GTTGGAAAAAACCTTCATATACTTGGTCAGTTGGAAGGTGTTGACCTTGTAGTTTACAGAGATACTGTTCTTCCTAGAATACTGGAGCAG GTTGTCAACTGCAAGGATGAACTTGCACAGTGCTACCTAATGGATTGCATTATCCAAGTTTTTCCTGATGACTTTCACCTTCAAACTCTCGATGTATTATTAGGTGCTTGTCCACAACTTCAG CCATCTGTTGATATCAAGACAGTTCTTTCGGGTCTAATGGAAAGACTTTCGAACTATGCTGCATCTAGTGTGGAAGCATTGCCTAATTTCCTGCAAGTAGATGCCTTTTCAAAGTTGAATCATGCCATTGGGAAG GTTGTAGAAGCACAGGTGGACTTGCCAGCCTCAGCATCTGTAACATTGTATTTGTTTCTTCTGAAATTCACTCTCCATGTCCATTCCGATCGTCTAGACTATGTGGACCAAGTTTTG GGATCTTGTGTTAGCCAACTCTCCGCCACAGGAAAACTTTGTGATGACAAGGCATCAAAACAGATCGTTGCATTTCTTAGCGCTCCATTGGAGAAGTTTAATGATGTTGTAACTATTTTGAAGCTTACCAACTATCCTCGAGTAATGGAATACCTTGACCACGATACAAACAAAGCAATGGCAATTATTATAATTCAGAGCATTTTGAAAAACGATACTCGCATTGCTACTGCTGATGAG GTTGACGCATGGTTTGAACTGATAAAGGGACTTATCAAGGACTTTGACGGGCTAGCTGATAATGATGAG ATTGATGAAGAAGATTTCCAGGAAGAGCAGAACTCTGTTGCACGGTTGGTTCACTTTCTCTACAATGATGACCCAGAGGAAATGTCTAAG ATAATTTTCAGAATAAGGAAGCACATCCTGACTGGAGGACCTAAGCGTCTACCTCTTACGATACCACCACTTGTCTTTTCCGCTCTCAAG TTAATTCGGCGAATGCGAGGTGGAGATGAAAACCCATTTGGAGATGACACGTCAACACCACAAAAAATTCTACAGCTCTTAACAGAG ACCGTGGAAGTTCTATCAGATGTGTCGGCATCTGAATTGGCATTGCGACTCTACTTGCAATGTGCTCAG GCAGCAAATGACTGTGAATTAGAAACAGTCGCATATGAGTTCTTCACGAAGGCATACCTTCTGTATGAAGAAGAAATTTCG GATTCAAAGGCACAAGTAACAGCATTACGTTTAATAATAGGGACACTACAGCGGATGCGTGTATTTAATGTTGAGAACAGAGATATTTTGACTCACAAGGCGACAGGG TACTCTGCGAAACTCCTCAAGAAGCCAGATCAGTGTAGAGCTGTTTACGAATGTGCGCACCTTTACTGGGCTGAGGAAGGCGAGAACCTGAAAGATGGAGAGAG GGTTGTGCTTTGCCTGAAGAGGGCACAAAAAATTGCAGATGCTGTTCAGAAAATGGCCAACGCATCCCGTGGTGCCAGTAGCACCGGGTTTGTGTCTCTGTATGTCGAACTGCTGAACAA GTATCTCTACTTTTTGGAGAAAGGAAATCCACAGGTAACAGGCGAAACAATCCAGAGCTTAGCTGAAATAATCAGAAGTGAGACGAAGAAAGCTGAGCCGGGCGCAGGGACATACATAACCAGCACTCTGCGTTACATGGAGTTTCAGAGACAACAGGAGGATGGTGGCATGAGTGAGAAATACCTGAAAATCAAAATGGAATGGTTTGAATGA
- the LOC106311710 gene encoding rac-like GTP-binding protein RHO1: protein MSASRFVKCVTVGDGAVGKTCLLISYTSNTFPTDYVPTVFDNFSANVVVNGATVNLGLWDTAGQEDYNRLRPLSYRGADVFILAFSLISKASYENVSKKWIPELKHYAPGVPIILVGSKLDLRDDKQFFIDHPGAVPITTAQGEELRKLIDAPTYVECSSKSQENVKAVFDAAIRVVLQPPKQKKKKSKAQKACSIL from the exons ATGAGCGCTTCGAGATTCGTAAAGTGTGTAACGGTTGGTGACGGAGCCGTCGGAAAAACATGTTTGTTGATCTCTTACACAAGCAACACTTTCCCTACG GACTATGTGCCCACCGTTTTCGATAATTTCAGTGCTAATGTGGTGGTTAACGGAGCCACCGTTAATCTTGGATTGTGGGATACTGCAG GGCAAGAGGATTACAACAGACTAAGACCACTGAGCTATCGTGGAGCAGATGTTTTCATCTTGGCCTTCTCTCTTATCAGTAAAGCCAGTTATGAAAACGTCTCCAAAAAG TGGATCCCTGAGCTGAAACATTACGCTCCTGGTGTCCCCATCATTCTCGTTGGATCAAAGCTTG ATCTTCGAGATGATAAGCAGTTCTTCATCGACCATCCTGGTGCTGTCCCGATTACTACTGCTCAGGGAGAGGAGCTGAGGAAGCTAATAGATGCACCTACTTACGTCGAATGCAGTTCCAAATCTCAAGAG AATGTGAAAGCTGTGTTTGACGCAGCCATACGAGTGGTCTTGCAACCACCGAAGCAAAAGAAGAAGAAGAGCAAAGCGCAAAAGGCATGCTCCATCCTATGA
- the LOC106311709 gene encoding L10-interacting MYB domain-containing protein-like — MATGNSSDQQQYQPHPVWTALLTKLLANLILDQVRKGNTANNSLSNKAWNFITNEFYTRSGIKRDKEHLKNRFAALRREFSVVKLILARDNFVFDESTGCIIAADESWDQYVKECPDAEAVRRGGCPVYTQLSQIFGVVHLEEEPLLPQRSYEYAAVKTPKKRPSRGVEASIASAIVEMAAASRLRTNALTQMKSRFTLAECIRELDGINGVAENVYFAALEIFNNPSARETFLSLRSDMRLTWLQWKCTLNISNNQ; from the exons ATGGCGACAGGGAACTCCAGTGACCAACAACAGTACCAACCCCACCCGGTGTGGACAGCCTTGTTGACAAAGCTACTCGCAAACCTAATACTCGATCAGGTCCGTAAAGGCAACACGGCGAACAACTCCTTATCCAATAAAGCTTGGAACTTTATAACCAATGAGTTCTACACAAGAAGTGGTATCAAACGCGACAAAGAACATCTCAAGAACAGATTCGCTGCTCTCAGACGCGAGTTCTCTGTCGTTAAGCTGATCCTGGCTCGAGACAACTTCGTTTTCGATGAATCAACTGGTTGTATCATCGCCGCTGATGAATCTTGGGACCAATACGTAAAG GAGTGTCCAGACGCTGAGGCTGTAAGAAGAGGTGGCTGTCCAGTTTACACACAGCTCTCTCAGATATTCGGAGTTGTTCATCTTGAGGAGGAACCTTTGTTACCTCAACGCTCGTATGAGTACGCTGCTGTTAAGACGCCAAAGAAAAGGCCTAGTAGGGGAGTGGAGGCTTCTATTGCCAGTGCTATAGTTGAAATGGCTGCTGCATCGAGGCTAAGGACTAATGCTCTGACGCAGATGAAGAGCAGGTTCACTCTTGCTGAGTGCATCAGAGAGCTTGATGGGATTAATGGCGTAGCAGAGAATGTATATTTTGCTGCACTTGAGATCTTCAACAACCCCAGTGCAAGAGAGACGTTCTTGTCGTTGAGAAGCGACATGCGTTTGACTTGGCTTCAGTGGAAATGCACTTTAAACATCTCTAACAATCAATGA
- the LOC106311708 gene encoding uncharacterized protein LOC106311708, translating to MGCCQSRIDRKEIVSRCKARKRYLKHLVKARQTLSVSHALYLRSLRATGSSLVNFSSKETPLHLHHNPPSPSPPPPPPPARPQQPPLSPSSETTWTSTTTSSALPPPPPPPPPPPPPQPSSTWDFWDPFIPPPPSSSEEEWEEETTTRTATGTASSDAAPTTAPTTATPQGSSVVSGFSKDTTTTGSELAVVVPRNSKDLMEIIKEVDEYFLKAADSGAPLSSLLEISTSINATAFSAHAKGKMYSNYECNLNPTSFWTKGFAPKLNEYRNSALVGGGNCIVGSHSSTIDRLYAWEKKLFQEVKNAESIKMEHEKKVEQVRRLEMKRADYVKTEKAKKDVEKLESQLTVSSQAIQSASNEIIKIRETELYPQLVELIKGLMCMWRSMYESHQVQTHIVQQLKYLNTIPSTEPTSELHRQSTFQLELEIQQWYHSFCNLVKAQRDYIQSLTGWLRLSLFQFSKNPLVRSSYESKIYSFCEEWHLAIDRIPDKVASEGINSFLTAVHGIVAQQEEEHKQKKRSDSMLKDFEKKAASLRGLESKYSPYSVPEGRKKNPVIEKRAKVEFLKGKAEEEKSKHEKAVSVTRAMTLNNLQMGFPHVFQAMVGFSSVCMQAFESVYNQAKCIGEEQEEVKRLLP from the exons ATGGGGTGTTGTCAGTCAAGGATAGATAGAAAAGAGATTGTGTCTCGTTGCAAAGCGAGGAAGAGATACTTGAAACATCTTGTTAAAGCTAGACAAACCCTCTCTGTCTCTCACGCGCTTTACCTCCGTTCTCTACGCGCCACCGGCTCTTCCCTTGTCAACTTCTCCTCCAAAGAAACCCCTCTCCATCTCCACCACAACCCTCCTTCTCCCTCTCCTCCCCCTCCTCCTCCGCCGGCGCGTCCTCAGCAACCTCCTCTAAGCCCTAGCTCCGAGACCACATGGACCTCCACAACAACCTCCTCTGCTCTCCCTCCTCCGCCGCCGCCTCCTCCACCACCTCCTCCTCCTCAGCCTTCCTCTACATGGGACTTCTGGGATCCGTTCATCCCACCTCCTCCTTCCTCCTCTGAGGAGGAGTGGGAGGAAGAGACAACCACGAGAACCGCAACGGGAACAGCTTCCTCAGACGCTGCTCCCACCACCGCTCCGACGACAGCTACTCCTCAAGGCTCCTCGGTAGTGAGTGGCTTCTCCAAAGACACAACCACAACGGGAAGCGAGCTAGCAGTCGTGGTGCCGAGGAACAGCAAAGATCTGATGGAGATTATTAAAGAAGTCGATGAGTACTTCCTCAAAGCTGCTGATTCCGGCGCGCCGCTCTCTTCCCTCCTCGAAATCTCGACTTCTATCAACGCCACAGCTTTCTCTGCTCATGCCAAAG GGAAAATGTATAGTAACTACGAATGCAATCTGAATCCGACGTCGTTTTGGACAAAAGGATTTGCTCCTAAGTTAAATGAATACAGAAACTCAGCATTAGTAGGAGGTGGAAACTGCATTGTTGGTAGCCATTCCTCTACTATTGACAGACTCTATGCCTGGGAGAAGAAGCTCTTTCAAGAGGTTAAG AATGCAGAGAGCATAAAGATGGAGCATGAGAAGAAAGTGGAGCAAGTGAGGAGGCTTGAGATGAAGAGAGCTGACTATGTCAAAACCGAAAAGGCAAAGAAAGACGTTGAGAAGTTAGAGTCTCAGCTCACTGTGTCTTCCCAAGCCATCCAGAGCGCTTCTAACGAGATAATCAAGATCAGGGAGACTGAACTCTATCCTCAGCTTGTGGAGCTCATTAAAGG GTTGATGTGTATGTGGAGGAGCATGTATGAGAGCCACCAGGTTCAAACTCATATAGTTCAGCAGCTTAAGTACCTCAACACCATCCCCTCAACCGAACCAACTTCAGAGCTTCACCGTCAATCTACTTTTCAGCTAGAGCTCGAGATCCAACAGTGGTATCACTCTTTCTGCAACTTAGTCAAGGCTCAGCGTGACTACATCCAGTCACTCACGGGCTGGCTGAGGCTAAGCCTGTTCCAGTTCAGCAAGAATCCACTCGTCAGGAGCAGCTACGAGTCCAAGATATACAGCTTCTGCGAGGAGTGGCATTTGGCTATTGACCGGATCCCTGATAAGGTAGCATCCGAAGGGATCAACAGCTTTCTCACCGCGGTCCACGGGATCGTGGCGCAGCAGGAGGAGGAGCATAAGCAGAAGAAGAGATCAGACTCCATGTTGAAAGACTTTGAGAAGAAGGCGGCTTCGCTGAGAGGGTTGGAGAGCAAGTATAGTCCTTACTCGGTGCCTGAGGGGAGGAAGAAGAACCCAGTGATTGAGAAGAGAGCAAAGGTTGAGTTTTTGAAAGGCAAAGCGGAAGAGGAGAAGAGTAAGCATGAGAAGGCGGTGAGCGTGACTAGAGCCATGACTCTGAATAACTTGCAGATGGGGTTCCCTCATGTGTTTCAGGCAATGGTTGGGTTCTCAAGTGTGTGCATGCAAGCGTTTGAGTCTGTGTACAACCAAGCTAAGTGTATCGGTGAGGAGCAAGAAGAGGTCAAGAGGTTGCTTCCTTAA
- the LOC106309094 gene encoding LOW QUALITY PROTEIN: protein POLLENLESS 3-LIKE 2 (The sequence of the model RefSeq protein was modified relative to this genomic sequence to represent the inferred CDS: inserted 1 base in 1 codon; deleted 1 base in 1 codon) codes for MLCCCSLQRCGRLDDQIALLKGHKLFSIQKGLAFNGKRTKTARSQGKKFQVSVEQEATRLXGNLGWALMQRDNFVEAKDAYRRALSIAPDNNKMCNLGICLMKQGMIDEAKETLRRVKPAVVDGPRGVDSHLKAYERTQQMLNDLGSETMRRGRDDMVEQRRLFDAMFGSSSIWQPQPCREQSVKPKPKPDLRNDEYGDENVKTNVNVNVVVNNPLRVDAKPFFSSKLVSNNEKLKRTRSSSQTMGMLSCGEEETNTNKRLSMEKKAIDCGLPDNKEFEEAMIMAVLGTETKVVVELSNGPSRVQLGLTSWTISVLGSNGWSILDNGPNKCPRPIETMSKWACP; via the exons ATGTTGTGTTGTTGTTCTTTGCAGAGATGTGGGAGATTAGATGACCAGATTGCACTATTGAAAGGA CACAAACTCTTCTCGATACAAAAAGGTCTCGCCTTTAACGGTAAACGAACCAAAACAGCTCGATCTCAGGGGAAGAAGTTTCAAGTTTCTGTGGAACAAGAAGCCACACGGC CTGGGAACTTAGGATGGGCTTTGATGCAAAGAGACAACTTCGTGGAAGCCAAAGATGCGTATAGGAGAGCTCTATCGATCGCACCTGACAACAACAAGATGTGTAACCTCGGGATCTGTCTTATGAAGCAAGGCATGATCGATGAAGCCAAAGAGACGTTACGACGCGTGAAGCCTGCGGTGGTTGATGGTCCTAGAGGAGTGGATTCACATCTAAAAGCTTACGAGAGAACGCAGCAGATGCTTAACGATCTTGGGTCTGAGACGATGAGAAGAGGAAGGGATGATATGGTTGAACAAAGGAGGCTTTTCGACGCGATGTTTGGGTCTTCCTCTATATGGCAGCCTCAACCTTGTAGAGAACAGAGCGTGAAGCCTAAGCCGAAGCCGGATTTGAGGAATGATGAGTACGGTGATGAGAACGTGAAGACTAATGTGAATGTGAATGTAGTTGTAAACAACCCATTAAGGGTTGATGCTAAACCGTTCTTCTCTTCGAAGCTGGTGAGCAATAACGAGAAGCTGAAGAGGACTAGATCGTCTAGCCAAACCATGGGGATGTTGAGTTGTGGTGAGGAAGAGACAAATACGAATAAAAGATTGTCAATGGAGAAGAAAGCAATAGACTGTGGATTACCAGACAACAAGGAGTTTGAAGAAGCGATGATCATGGCTGTCTTGGGGACTGAGACGAAAGTGGTGGTAGAGCTGTCAAATGGTCCGTCCAGGGTCCAATTGGGCTTGACCAGTTGGACCATTTCAGTTTTGGGCAGTAATGGGTGGTCCATATTGGACAATGGTCCAAACAAATGCCCAAGACCAATAGAGACCATGTCCAAATGGGCATGTCCATAG